One genomic segment of Capricornis sumatraensis isolate serow.1 chromosome X, serow.2, whole genome shotgun sequence includes these proteins:
- the RAB9B gene encoding ras-related protein Rab-9B produces the protein MSGKSLLLKVILLGDGGVGKSSLMNRYVTNKFDSQAFHTIGVEFLNRDLEVDGRFVTLQIWDTAGQERFKSLRTPFYRGADCCLLTFSVDDRQSFENLGNWQKEFIYYADVKDPEHFPFVVLGNKVDKEDRQVTTEEAQSWCMENGDYPYLETSAKDDTNVTVAFEEAVRQVLAVEEQLEHCMLGHTIDLNSGSKAGSSCC, from the coding sequence ATGAGTGGGAAATCCCTGCTCTTAAAGGTCATTCTCTTGGGTGACGGTGGAGTTGGGAAAAGCTCACTCATGAACCGTTATGTAACCAATAAATTTGACTCCCAGGCTTTTCACACCATAGGGGTAGAGTTCTTAAATCGAGATTTGGAGGTAGATGGACGTTTTGTAACTCTCCAGATCTGGGACACTGCAGGGCAGGAACGTTTCAAGAGCCTTAGGACACCCTTCTACAGGGGAGCAGACTGCTGCCTCTTGACCTTCAGCGTGGATGACCGGCAGAGCTTTGAGAACCTGGGTAATTGGCAGAAAGAATTCATCTACTACGCAGATGTGAAAGACCCTGAGCACTTCCCCTTTGTAGTCCTGGGAAACAAAGTAGACAAAGAGGATAGGCAAGTGACTACTGAGGAGGCGCAGTCCTGGTGCATGGAGAATGGAGATTACCCTTATCTAGAAACAAGCGCCAAAGATGATACTAATGTGACAGTGGCCTTTGAAGAAGCTGTCAGGCAGGTGTTGGCTGTGGAGGAACAACTGGAGCACTGCATGTTAGGTCACACTATTGACCTGAACAGTGGTTCCAAAGCAGGATCTTCATGCTGTTAA